A genomic region of Mycobacteriales bacterium contains the following coding sequences:
- a CDS encoding lysylphosphatidylglycerol synthase domain-containing protein: MTADAAVEDPPQRPPRRPLRTALRVGFAVLCLGGLAAATVSQWSHVRDTVGSVSVAALVAAFAATAVGVLFALLSWRAVLADLGSPLRLKHAVGIFGIGQLGKYLPGSLWPVVAQMELGREHGVPRKRSAVAALLVIVVALTAGGLLSAATLPFAAREALGPYRYVFLVPAVGLLLLWPKVFNAVANRGLRLLRRAPLDRGLSLPGMATALGWAVAQWACWGVAVWALGRGLPGAHGPLLALSLGAYALAWSAGFLFLVAPAGAGVREGALVLLLAASLSTEQALGVALLVRLLTTVADVGWGLVAVGTVVTRGKRGQDSGTPRRR; encoded by the coding sequence GTGACGGCGGACGCGGCGGTCGAGGACCCGCCGCAACGCCCGCCGCGCCGGCCGCTGCGGACGGCGTTGCGGGTGGGCTTCGCGGTCCTCTGCCTCGGCGGCCTGGCGGCCGCGACGGTGTCGCAGTGGTCGCACGTCCGCGACACGGTCGGGTCGGTGTCGGTGGCGGCGCTGGTGGCGGCGTTCGCGGCGACGGCGGTGGGGGTGCTGTTCGCGCTGCTGTCGTGGCGGGCGGTGCTCGCCGACCTCGGCTCGCCGTTGCGCCTCAAGCACGCGGTCGGCATCTTCGGCATCGGCCAGCTCGGCAAGTACCTGCCGGGCAGCCTGTGGCCGGTCGTCGCGCAGATGGAGCTGGGCCGCGAGCACGGCGTCCCGCGCAAGCGGAGCGCGGTCGCGGCGCTGCTCGTCATCGTCGTGGCGCTGACGGCGGGCGGGCTGCTGTCGGCGGCGACGCTGCCGTTCGCGGCGCGCGAGGCGCTGGGGCCGTACCGGTACGTGTTCCTCGTGCCGGCGGTGGGCCTGCTGCTGCTCTGGCCGAAGGTGTTCAACGCCGTCGCCAACCGCGGCCTGCGCCTGCTCCGCCGCGCCCCCCTCGACCGCGGCCTCAGCCTGCCGGGGATGGCCACGGCGCTGGGCTGGGCGGTGGCGCAGTGGGCCTGCTGGGGCGTCGCGGTGTGGGCGCTGGGCCGGGGGCTGCCGGGCGCGCACGGGCCGTTGCTGGCGCTGTCGCTGGGCGCGTACGCGCTGGCCTGGTCGGCGGGGTTCCTGTTCCTCGTCGCGCCGGCGGGCGCCGGCGTGCGCGAGGGGGCGCTGGTGCTGCTGCTGGCGGCGTCGCTGTCGACCGAGCAGGCGCTCGGTGTCGCGCTGCTGGTGCGGCTGCTGACGACCGTGGCGGACGTGGGCTGGGGACTTGTTGCCGTTGGGACTGTTGTGACGCGTGGGAAACGGGGTCAAGATAGCGGGACGCCCCGCCGACGTTGA
- a CDS encoding GNAT family acetyltransferase: MTVAPLTPDRYDAAVALWHEAGLTRPWNDPHDDLRRAVDGPASTVLGAVDDGRLVGTAMVGHDGHRGWVYYLAVATDRRRHGVGTALMRACEEWVVARGVPALMLMVRHGNEAAAGFYERLGYGRSEVNVYARRLD; this comes from the coding sequence GTGACGGTCGCCCCCCTCACGCCCGACCGCTACGACGCCGCCGTCGCGCTCTGGCACGAGGCCGGGCTGACCCGGCCGTGGAACGACCCGCACGACGACCTGCGCCGGGCGGTGGACGGCCCCGCCTCCACCGTGCTCGGCGCCGTCGACGACGGGCGGCTGGTCGGCACCGCGATGGTCGGCCACGACGGGCACCGCGGCTGGGTCTACTACCTCGCCGTCGCGACCGACCGGCGGCGCCACGGCGTCGGCACGGCGCTGATGCGCGCCTGCGAGGAGTGGGTCGTCGCGCGGGGCGTCCCGGCGTTGATGCTCATGGTCCGGCACGGCAACGAGGCCGCCGCCGGCTTCTACGAACGCCTCGGCTACGGCCGGTCCGAGGTGAACGTCTACGCCCGCCGGTTGGACTAA
- a CDS encoding glycosyltransferase family 1 protein, which translates to MSPRVLVDATAVPADRGGVGRYVDGLIEALDRADADLAIVCQRADADRYGRSAPSARIVAGPAAIAHRPARLAWEQTGLPIVAQQVQADVIHSPHYTLPLRAGRPVVVTLHDATFFSEPELHTAVKGSFFRSAIRTAVRRAARCIVPSKATRDEMIRVVDADPTRLDVAYHGVDQAMFHPPSEAEVARVQGRLGLSTGYVAFLGMLEPRKNVPALVRAWVATCEGRDEPPALVLGGAAGWDEDVDAAVAEVPAHLRCLRPGYLPIRDLPGFLGGALVVAYPSHGEGFGLPVLEAMACGAAVLTTPRLSLPEVGGDAVAYTEPDVGAIATALGGLLDDPDRRARLGAAGLARSREFTWAASAEAHLASYARAVGD; encoded by the coding sequence TTGTCCCCGCGCGTGCTGGTGGACGCCACGGCCGTACCCGCCGACCGTGGCGGCGTCGGGCGTTACGTCGACGGGCTGATCGAGGCGCTGGACCGGGCCGACGCGGACCTGGCTATCGTCTGCCAGCGCGCCGACGCCGACCGCTACGGCCGCAGCGCCCCGAGCGCGCGGATCGTCGCCGGACCGGCCGCGATCGCGCACCGCCCGGCGCGGCTCGCCTGGGAGCAGACCGGGCTGCCGATCGTCGCGCAGCAGGTCCAGGCCGACGTCATCCACTCGCCGCACTACACGCTGCCGCTGCGTGCCGGCCGGCCGGTCGTCGTGACGCTGCACGACGCGACGTTCTTCAGCGAGCCGGAGCTGCACACGGCGGTCAAGGGCTCGTTCTTCCGCTCCGCGATCCGCACCGCCGTGCGCCGCGCTGCGCGCTGCATCGTGCCGTCGAAGGCGACCCGCGACGAGATGATCCGCGTGGTCGACGCCGACCCGACCCGGCTGGACGTGGCGTACCACGGCGTCGACCAGGCGATGTTCCACCCGCCGTCCGAGGCGGAGGTCGCGCGGGTGCAGGGCCGGCTCGGCCTGTCCACCGGCTACGTCGCCTTCCTCGGCATGCTGGAGCCACGCAAGAACGTCCCCGCGCTGGTGCGCGCCTGGGTCGCGACCTGCGAGGGCCGCGACGAGCCGCCGGCGCTGGTGCTCGGCGGCGCGGCCGGCTGGGACGAGGACGTCGACGCGGCCGTCGCCGAGGTGCCCGCCCACCTGCGCTGCCTGCGCCCCGGCTACCTGCCGATCCGCGACCTGCCCGGCTTCCTCGGCGGCGCGCTGGTCGTCGCCTACCCGAGCCACGGCGAGGGGTTCGGCCTGCCGGTGCTCGAGGCGATGGCCTGCGGCGCGGCGGTGCTGACGACGCCGCGGCTGTCGCTGCCGGAGGTCGGCGGCGACGCCGTCGCCTACACCGAGCCGGACGTCGGCGCGATCGCGACGGCCCTCGGCGGGCTGCTCGACGACCCCGACCGGCGGGCGCGGCTCGGCGCGGCCGGCCTCGCCCGCAGCCGGGAGTTCACCTGGGCGGCGAGCGCCGAGGCGCACCTCGCCTCGTACGCCCGCGCCGTCGGTGACTGA
- a CDS encoding glycosyltransferase family 2 protein — MTTATTTSATTRARRAPAKTLAPAPATEPAEERVDVTVVLPCYNEVGHVVAELERIDAALGASPYTYDLDVYDDCSSDGTRELLAEVAASGRFPRLRYFPRARNGGSGTIRRIGSQHARGEFVVWTDADMTYPNERIPELVDLLANDDAYDQVVGARTTEEGTYKLLRVPAKWVIRKIAERLTGTKIPDLNSGLRAFRREVSLPYLPLLPPGFSCVTTLTVSFLSNAHDVQYVPIDYAKRAGRSKFHFTKDAYRYILQVLRMVMYFNPLKVLMPLALWILGLGTAKLVYDLVAHPFRITGSTVLTVVTGFQIAALALIADLIVRSRQQR; from the coding sequence GTGACCACCGCCACCACCACGTCCGCGACGACGCGTGCCCGCAGGGCACCGGCCAAGACGCTGGCGCCCGCGCCGGCCACCGAGCCGGCGGAGGAGCGGGTCGACGTCACCGTCGTGCTGCCCTGCTACAACGAGGTGGGGCACGTCGTCGCGGAGCTGGAGCGGATCGACGCCGCGCTCGGCGCGAGCCCGTACACGTACGACCTGGACGTCTACGACGACTGCTCCAGCGACGGCACCCGCGAGCTGCTGGCGGAGGTGGCGGCGAGCGGGCGGTTCCCGCGGCTGCGCTACTTCCCGCGCGCCCGCAACGGCGGCTCCGGCACGATCCGCCGCATCGGCAGCCAGCACGCGCGCGGCGAGTTCGTGGTGTGGACCGACGCGGACATGACGTACCCGAACGAGCGGATCCCCGAGCTGGTCGACCTGCTCGCCAACGACGACGCGTACGACCAGGTGGTGGGCGCGCGCACGACGGAGGAGGGCACGTACAAGCTCCTCCGCGTCCCGGCGAAGTGGGTGATCCGCAAGATCGCCGAACGCCTCACCGGCACGAAGATCCCGGACCTGAACTCCGGGCTGCGGGCGTTCCGCCGCGAGGTGTCGCTGCCGTACCTGCCGCTGCTGCCACCGGGCTTCTCGTGCGTGACGACGCTGACGGTGTCGTTCCTGTCTAACGCGCACGACGTCCAGTACGTGCCGATCGACTACGCGAAGCGCGCCGGCCGGTCGAAGTTCCACTTCACGAAGGACGCCTACCGCTACATCCTCCAGGTGCTGCGGATGGTCATGTACTTCAACCCGCTCAAGGTCCTCATGCCGCTGGCGCTGTGGATCCTCGGCCTCGGCACGGCGAAGCTCGTCTACGACTTGGTGGCGCACCCGTTCCGGATCACCGGGTCGACCGTGCTGACGGTGGTGACCGGCTTCCAGATCGCGGCGCTGGCGCTGATCGCGGACCTCATCGTGCGGTCCCGCCAGCAGCGCTGA
- a CDS encoding SpoIID/LytB domain-containing protein, which translates to MRLPLRAALVAALVAAPLAVLPAAPAAAEEVYPRPADGVFQIEGHGWGHGHGLSQWGAEGAARQGVGYTQILNAYYPGTAQQALAARTIRVLIGEDDHTDVVTRPATGLAVRDLASGARYTLPSGPTRWRLVGDGAGLHVQGYNSGWSTWSTSGRSAWSGPLQFEGATPLRLYLPDGSARDYRGVLRAVRTGTSTLNVVNALDLEHYLYGVVPRESSASFQAEALKAQSVAARSYAAYKLDHVASGSTYDICSTTSCQVYGGVRLITASGSTIELEAAATTNAVNATKGVTRTYGGKAIFAEFSSSNGGWSTNGSQSYLAAKADPWDAIASPHHYWTAQVTAAQLEARYPAVGHLLRLRVTQRDGNGDWGGRVKTVVLEGVSSSGAATSVTTTGGGVYNANPWPRSAGGLRGSWWHVRATYAAAVVSKSTAPRLVRPPGAAKGDLVATVKNTGAQAWPTAGLHLAVASPLGAADPLAGGSTRPGAFAGNVTRSGASTVEPGEVAKFVVHLDASGVNAGTYARSYVVRIGSGGGFGQAVTWSVPVVNPVFTSALGSVVAAGSTASTDADAPPAVWSDGTVVVPRTGTVSLRVRIKNTGNVAWPVNGAVRLMTSDARGRESASAGSDWLSRTTVSPVTGVEGVSGATSVAPGQVGVFPLTIHGNGLAAGVTTEAFEAAWNGYHWLDGAKATLRVVRVDPAVSRLAMLHAGPAASTRLVAYPGDRRTLVIRLRNLGGAAWPVAGSEVLATANPSGRADALRTSTWLSATQPGRLAANVSRPGVAAVYPGEVGEYRVPIDPTNRAAGTYGEWFQATAGATRYGPVAGTSVSLTAAAFTGSLTRYTTGLVVPATGTATFSFDLKNTGNTVWQVGGSVRVTAPSASKTATWLTATRPGAVTGNLTRAGAGDVRPGEVARFAFTLGGNGRAPGSYRETFGVGWEAWRAMVLSVPVTYTIR; encoded by the coding sequence ATGCGCCTGCCGCTGCGGGCCGCCCTTGTCGCCGCGCTCGTCGCCGCGCCGCTCGCGGTGCTGCCCGCCGCCCCCGCCGCGGCCGAGGAGGTCTACCCGCGCCCGGCGGACGGCGTGTTCCAGATCGAGGGGCACGGCTGGGGGCACGGCCACGGCCTGAGCCAGTGGGGCGCCGAGGGCGCCGCCCGCCAGGGCGTGGGCTACACGCAGATCCTCAACGCCTACTACCCGGGCACCGCGCAGCAGGCGCTGGCGGCGCGGACCATCCGGGTGCTGATCGGCGAGGACGACCACACCGACGTCGTCACCCGCCCGGCGACCGGCCTCGCCGTCCGCGACCTGGCCAGCGGCGCGCGGTACACGCTGCCGTCCGGACCCACCCGCTGGCGCCTCGTCGGCGACGGCGCCGGGCTGCACGTGCAGGGCTACAACTCGGGCTGGTCCACCTGGTCCACCAGTGGCAGGAGCGCGTGGAGCGGGCCGCTGCAGTTCGAGGGCGCGACGCCGCTGCGGCTCTACCTCCCGGACGGCAGCGCGCGCGACTACCGCGGCGTGCTCCGCGCCGTCCGCACCGGCACCTCGACCCTCAACGTCGTCAACGCGCTCGACCTCGAGCACTACCTGTACGGCGTCGTCCCGCGCGAGTCGTCCGCGTCGTTCCAGGCCGAGGCGCTCAAGGCACAGTCGGTCGCCGCGCGCTCGTACGCCGCGTACAAGCTCGACCACGTCGCCTCCGGGTCGACGTACGACATCTGCTCCACGACGTCCTGCCAGGTCTACGGCGGCGTCCGGCTCATCACCGCGAGCGGCTCCACGATCGAGCTCGAGGCCGCCGCCACCACCAACGCCGTCAACGCCACCAAGGGCGTCACCCGCACCTACGGCGGCAAGGCGATCTTCGCGGAGTTCTCCTCCTCCAACGGCGGCTGGTCGACGAACGGCTCGCAGTCCTACCTCGCCGCGAAGGCCGACCCGTGGGACGCGATCGCGTCGCCGCACCACTACTGGACCGCGCAGGTGACGGCGGCGCAGCTCGAGGCGCGGTACCCGGCGGTCGGGCACCTGCTGCGGCTGCGGGTCACCCAGCGCGACGGCAACGGCGACTGGGGCGGCCGGGTCAAGACGGTGGTGCTGGAGGGCGTCAGCTCGTCCGGCGCCGCCACGTCGGTCACGACGACCGGCGGCGGCGTCTACAACGCCAACCCGTGGCCGCGCTCCGCCGGCGGCCTGCGCGGCTCGTGGTGGCACGTGCGCGCGACGTACGCCGCGGCCGTCGTCTCCAAGAGCACCGCGCCGCGGCTGGTCCGCCCGCCTGGCGCGGCGAAGGGCGACCTCGTCGCGACCGTGAAGAACACCGGCGCGCAGGCCTGGCCGACCGCCGGGCTGCACCTCGCCGTCGCGTCGCCGCTCGGCGCCGCCGACCCGCTCGCCGGCGGCAGCACCAGGCCCGGCGCGTTCGCCGGCAACGTCACCCGCTCCGGCGCGAGCACCGTCGAGCCGGGCGAGGTCGCGAAGTTCGTCGTCCACCTCGACGCGTCCGGCGTCAACGCCGGCACCTACGCCAGGTCCTACGTCGTCCGCATCGGCAGCGGCGGCGGCTTCGGCCAGGCGGTCACCTGGTCGGTGCCGGTCGTCAACCCCGTCTTCACGTCGGCCCTCGGCAGCGTCGTCGCCGCCGGCTCCACCGCGAGCACCGACGCCGACGCGCCGCCCGCCGTCTGGTCCGACGGCACCGTCGTCGTGCCGCGCACGGGCACGGTGTCGTTGCGCGTGCGCATCAAGAACACCGGCAACGTCGCCTGGCCGGTCAACGGCGCCGTCCGGCTGATGACCTCCGACGCGCGCGGCCGGGAGAGCGCCTCCGCCGGCTCGGACTGGCTGTCGAGGACCACCGTGTCGCCGGTCACCGGCGTCGAGGGCGTCTCCGGCGCGACCAGCGTCGCGCCGGGGCAGGTCGGCGTGTTCCCGCTGACGATCCACGGCAACGGCCTCGCCGCCGGCGTGACCACGGAGGCGTTCGAGGCCGCGTGGAACGGCTACCACTGGCTCGACGGCGCGAAGGCGACGCTGCGCGTGGTCCGCGTCGACCCGGCCGTCTCGCGGCTCGCGATGCTGCACGCCGGCCCGGCCGCGAGCACCAGGCTGGTCGCGTACCCGGGCGACCGGCGGACGCTGGTGATCCGGCTGCGCAACCTCGGCGGCGCCGCCTGGCCGGTCGCCGGCAGCGAGGTGCTCGCCACCGCCAACCCGTCCGGCCGCGCCGACGCGCTGCGGACCAGCACCTGGCTCTCCGCGACCCAGCCGGGTCGCCTCGCGGCCAACGTCTCCCGCCCGGGCGTCGCGGCCGTCTACCCCGGCGAGGTCGGCGAGTACCGCGTCCCGATCGACCCCACCAACCGCGCGGCGGGCACGTACGGCGAGTGGTTCCAGGCCACCGCCGGCGCGACCCGCTACGGCCCGGTCGCCGGGACCAGCGTGTCGCTGACGGCGGCGGCGTTCACCGGCTCGCTCACCCGCTACACGACCGGGCTCGTCGTGCCGGCGACGGGGACGGCGACGTTCTCCTTCGACCTGAAGAACACCGGCAACACCGTCTGGCAGGTCGGCGGCTCGGTCCGCGTCACCGCGCCGTCCGCCTCGAAGACCGCCACCTGGCTCACCGCGACCCGCCCCGGCGCCGTCACGGGCAACCTCACCCGCGCCGGCGCGGGGGACGTGCGGCCCGGCGAGGTGGCGCGGTTCGCGTTCACCCTCGGCGGCAACGGCCGCGCGCCCGGGTCGTACCGGGAGACGTTCGGCGTGGGCTGGGAGGCGTGGCGTGCGATGGTTCTCTCCGTGCCGGTGACCTACACGATCCGCTGA
- a CDS encoding glycosyltransferase family 2 protein, with the protein MTEAPVRVVTVTYWPGDALGSFLSSLRTATARETHVVLADNGSGDGVPEAAAAAYPEATLLPTGGNLGYGGGANAGARGGDEPWLVVANPDITWRPGSLDELLKATERWPDGGAFGPAIVTPEGALYPSARGFPSLSRGIGHALLGWWWPANPWTKAYRRESGGPVEAPAGWLSGSCLLLRRAAFDAVGGFDPAYFMYFEDLDLCRRLADAGWRSVYVPSAVVEHTGAHSTRRSRKAMLRAHHASAYRYLAGQYAGPFWLPVRAALRLGLALRYALSLVVRELGEGAKPTRSADLLREG; encoded by the coding sequence GTGACTGAGGCCCCCGTCCGGGTCGTCACCGTCACGTACTGGCCCGGCGACGCGCTGGGGTCGTTCCTCTCCTCGCTGCGCACCGCCACCGCCCGCGAGACGCACGTCGTGCTCGCCGACAACGGTTCCGGGGACGGCGTGCCCGAGGCCGCGGCCGCCGCGTACCCGGAGGCGACGCTGCTGCCGACCGGCGGCAACCTCGGCTACGGCGGCGGCGCCAACGCCGGCGCGCGCGGCGGCGACGAGCCGTGGCTGGTCGTCGCGAACCCCGACATCACCTGGCGCCCCGGCTCGCTGGACGAGCTGCTGAAGGCCACCGAGCGCTGGCCGGACGGCGGGGCGTTCGGCCCGGCGATCGTCACACCCGAGGGCGCGCTGTACCCGAGCGCGCGCGGCTTCCCGTCGCTGTCGCGCGGCATCGGCCACGCCCTGCTCGGCTGGTGGTGGCCCGCCAACCCGTGGACCAAGGCGTACCGCCGCGAGTCCGGCGGCCCGGTCGAGGCGCCGGCCGGCTGGCTGTCCGGGTCCTGCCTGCTGCTGCGGCGCGCGGCGTTCGACGCGGTCGGCGGCTTCGACCCCGCGTACTTCATGTACTTCGAGGACCTCGACCTCTGCCGCCGCCTCGCCGACGCCGGCTGGCGGTCCGTCTACGTTCCGTCGGCCGTCGTCGAGCACACCGGCGCGCACTCGACCCGGCGGTCCCGCAAGGCGATGCTGCGCGCGCACCACGCCAGCGCGTACCGGTACCTCGCCGGGCAGTACGCCGGGCCGTTCTGGCTGCCGGTGCGGGCGGCGTTGCGGCTCGGGCTGGCCCTCCGCTACGCGCTGTCGCTCGTCGTGCGCGAGCTCGGCGAGGGGGCGAAGCCGACCCGGTCGGCGGACCTGCTGCGGGAGGGCTGA
- a CDS encoding glycosyltransferase family 1 protein, translating into MTRVGFLLEQCLAPVPGGTARYSRELAAALAATAPDGCGVDGWTALHASTAAAVVPGVAGPHRLPLGRRPLIAAWERGVGPVPRADLVHAPTLLAPPRRGRPLVVTVHDAVPWTHPETLTQRGVAWHRRMGARVAASADLVIVPTAAVRADLAEFLDIGDRVRVVPEGADTIAVPADAAARRDRLGLPERYLCTLATLEPRKGLDVALSALAEAPAPDLPLVVVGQPGWGGVDLDATAGSLGLAADRVRALGRLPDDDLAAVLAGALALVAPSRAEGFGLPVAEAMAAGVPVVCSDAAALVEVTAGAALTVPVGDVLALAEALGEVATDEALRARLVAAGLARAADLTWRNAAEATWAVYGELL; encoded by the coding sequence GTGACGCGGGTCGGCTTCCTGCTGGAGCAGTGCCTCGCGCCCGTCCCCGGGGGGACGGCGCGGTACTCGCGCGAGCTCGCCGCCGCCCTGGCCGCGACCGCGCCGGACGGGTGCGGCGTCGACGGGTGGACGGCGTTGCACGCCTCGACGGCGGCCGCGGTCGTGCCGGGCGTGGCGGGGCCGCACCGGCTGCCGCTCGGCCGCCGGCCGCTGATCGCGGCCTGGGAGCGCGGCGTCGGGCCGGTGCCGCGCGCCGACCTCGTGCACGCGCCGACGCTGCTCGCGCCGCCCCGGCGCGGCCGGCCGCTCGTCGTGACGGTCCACGACGCCGTGCCGTGGACCCACCCGGAGACGCTGACGCAACGCGGCGTGGCCTGGCACCGGCGGATGGGCGCGCGGGTGGCCGCGTCCGCCGACCTGGTGATCGTGCCGACGGCGGCGGTGCGCGCGGACCTGGCGGAGTTCCTCGACATCGGCGACCGGGTGCGGGTCGTGCCGGAGGGCGCCGACACGATCGCCGTCCCGGCCGACGCCGCCGCCCGGCGCGACCGGCTCGGCCTGCCGGAGCGGTACCTCTGCACGCTCGCCACGCTGGAGCCGCGCAAGGGCCTCGACGTCGCGCTGTCGGCGCTGGCCGAGGCCCCGGCGCCGGACCTGCCGCTCGTCGTGGTCGGCCAGCCCGGCTGGGGCGGCGTCGACCTCGACGCGACCGCCGGCTCGCTCGGCCTCGCCGCCGACCGGGTGCGCGCGCTCGGGCGGCTGCCCGACGACGACCTGGCCGCCGTCCTCGCCGGCGCGCTGGCGCTGGTGGCGCCGTCGCGGGCGGAGGGGTTCGGGCTGCCGGTCGCCGAGGCGATGGCGGCGGGCGTGCCCGTCGTCTGCTCGGACGCCGCCGCCCTGGTCGAGGTCACCGCCGGCGCCGCGCTGACCGTCCCCGTCGGCGACGTGCTCGCGCTCGCCGAGGCGCTGGGGGAGGTCGCGACCGACGAGGCGTTGCGCGCCCGGCTCGTCGCGGCCGGGCTCGCCCGCGCGGCGGACCTGACCTGGCGCAACGCCGCCGAGGCCACCTGGGCGGTGTACGGGGAGCTGCTGTGA